From Pan troglodytes isolate AG18354 chromosome 11, NHGRI_mPanTro3-v2.0_pri, whole genome shotgun sequence, the proteins below share one genomic window:
- the ROR2 gene encoding tyrosine-protein kinase transmembrane receptor ROR2 isoform X2, with amino-acid sequence MKTITATGVLFVRLGPTHSPNHNFQDDYHEDGFCQPYRGIACARFIGNRTIYVDSLQMQGEIENRITAAFTMIGTSTHLSDQCSQFAIPSFCHFVFPLCDARSRAPKPRELCRDECEVLESDLCRQEYTIARSNPLILMRLQLPKCEALPMPESPDAANCMRIGIPAERLGRYHQCYNGSGMDYRGTASTTKSGHQCQPWALQHPHSHHLSSTDFPELGGGHAYCRNPGGQMEGPWCFTQNKNVRMELCDVPSCSPRDSSKMGILYILVPSIAIPLVIACLFFLVCMCRNKQKASASTPQRRQLMASPSQDMEMPLINQHKQAKLKEISLSAVRFMEELGEDRFGKVYKGHLFGPAPGEQTQAVAIKTLKDKAEGPLREEFRHEAMLRARLQHPNIVCLLGVVTKDQPLSMIFSYCLHGDLHEFLVMRSPHSDVGSTDDDRTVKSALEPPDFVHLVAQIAAGMEYLSSHHVVHKDLATRNVLVYDKLNVKISDLGLFREVYAADYYKLLGNSLLPIRWMAPEAIMYGKFSIDSDIWSYGVVLWEVFSYGLQPYCGYSNQDVVEMIRNRQVLPCPDDCPAWVYALMIECWNEFPSRRPRFKDIHSRLRAWGNLSNYNSSVQTSGASNTTQTSSLSTSPVSNVSNARYVGPKQKAPPFPQPQFIPMKGQIRPMVPPPQLYIPVNGYQPVPAYGAYLPNFYPVQIPMQMAPQQVPPQMVPKPSSHHSGSGSTSTGYVTTAPSNTSMADRAALLSEGADDTQNAPEDGAQSPVQEAEEEEEGSVPETELLGDCDTLQVDEAQVQLEA; translated from the exons GGATGATTACCACGAGGATGGGTTCTGCCAGCCTTACCGGGGAATTGCCTGTGCACGCTTCATTGGCAACCGGACCATTTATGTGGACTCGCTTCAGATGCAGGGGGAGATTGAAAACCGAATCACAG CGGCCTTCACCATGATCGGCACCTCTACGCACCTGTCGGACCAGTGCTCACAGTTCGCCATCCCATCCTTCTGCCACTTCGTGTTTCCTCTGTGCGACGCGCGCTCCCGGGCACCCAAGCCGCGTGAGCTGTGCCGCGACGAGTGCGAGGTGCTGGAGAGCGACCTGTGCCGCCAGGAGTACACCATCGCCCGCTCCAACCCGCTCATCCTCATGCGGCTTCAGCTGCCCAAGTGTGAGGCGCTGCCCATGCCCGAGAGCCCCGACGCTGCCAACTGCATGCGCATTGGCATCCCAGCCGAGAGGCTGGGCCGCT ACCATCAGTGCTATAATGGCTCAGGCATGGATTACAGAGGAACGGCAAGCACCACCAAGTCAGGCCACCAGTGCCAGCCGTGGGCCCTGCAGCACCCCCACAGCCACCACCTGTCCAGCACAGACTTCCCTGAGCTTGGAGGGGGGCACGCCTACTGCCGGAACCCCGGAGGCCAGATGGAGGGCCCCTGGTGCTTTACGCAGAATAAAAACGTACGCATGGAACTGTGTGACGTACCCTCGTGTA GTCCCCGAGACAGCAGCAAGATGGGGATTCTGTACATCTTGGTCCCCAGCATCGCAATTCCACTGGTCATCGCTTGccttttcttcttggtttgcaTGTGCCGGAATAAGCAGAAGGCATCTGCGTCCACACCGCAGCGGCGACAGCTGATGGCCTCGCCCAGCCAAGACATGGAAATGCCCCTCATTAACCAGCACAAACAG GCCAAACTCAAAGAGATCAGCCTGTCTGCGGTGAGGTTCatggaggagctgggagaggaCCGGTTTGGGAAAGTCTACAAAGGCCACCTGTTCGGCCCTGCCCCGGGGGAGCAGACCCAGGCTGTGGCCATCAAAACGCTGAAGGACAAAGCGGAGGGGCCCCTGCGGGAGGAGTTCCGGCACGAGGCTATGCTGCGAGCACGGCTGCAACACCCCAACATCGTCTgcctgctgggcgtggtgaccAAGGACCAGCCCCTGAGCATGATCTTCAGCTACTGTTTGCACGGCGACCTCCACGAATTCCTGGTCATGCGCTCGCCGCACTCGGACGTGGGCAGCACCGATGATGACCGCACGGTGAAGTCCGCCCTGGAGCCCCCCGACTTCGTGCACCTCGTGGCACAGATCGCGGCGGGGATGGAGTACCTATCCAGCCACCACGTGGTTCACAAGGACCTGGCCACCCGCAACGTGCTAGTGTACGACAAGCTGAACGTGAAGATCTCAGACTTGGGCCTCTTCCGAGAGGTGTATGCCGCCGATTACTACAAGCTGCTGGGGAACTCGCTGCTGCCTATCCGCTGGATGGCCCCAGAGGCCATCATGTACGGCAAGTTCTCCATCGACTCAGACATCTGGTCCTACGGTGTGGTCCTGTGGGAGGTCTTCAGCTACGGCCTGCAGCCCTACTGCGGGTACTCCAACCAGGATGTGGTGGAGATGATCCGGAACCGGCAGGTGCTGCCTTGCCCTGATGACTGTCCCGCCTGGGTGTATGCCCTCATGATCGAGTGCTGGAACGAGTTCCCCAGCCGGCGGCCCCGCTTCAAGGACATCCACAGCCGGCTCCGAGCCTGGGGCAACCTTTCCAACTACAACAGCTCGGTGCAGACCTCGGGGGCCAGCAACACCACGCAGACCAGCTCCCTGAGCACCAGCCCAGTGAGCAATGTGAGCAATGCCCGCTACGTGGGGCCCAAGCAGAAGGCCCCGCCCTTCCCACAGCCCCAGTTCATCCCCATGAAGGGCCAGATCAGACCCATGGTGCCCCCGCCGCAGCTCTACATCCCCGTCAACGGCTACCAGCCGGTGCCGGCCTATGGGGCCTACCTGCCCAACTTCTACCCGGTGCAGATCCCAATGCAGATGGCCCCGCAGCAGGTGCCTCCTCAGATGGTCCCCAAGCCCAGCTCACACCACAGTGGCAGTGGCTCCACCAGCACAGGCTACGTCACCACGGCCCCCTCCAACACGTCCATGGCAGACAGGGCAGCCCTGCTCTCAGAGGGCGCCGACGACACACAGAACGCCCCAGAAGACGGGGCCCAGAGCCCCGTGCaggaagcagaggaggaggaggaaggctcTGTCCCAGAGACTGAGCTGCTGGGGGACTGTGACACACTGCAGGTGGACGAGGCCCAAGTCCAGCTGGAAGCTTGA